One genomic segment of Culturomica massiliensis includes these proteins:
- a CDS encoding threonyl/alanyl tRNA synthetase SAD, whose product MEQAIQLNDHNKQEYPPMHTAEHILNQTMIRLFGCGRSRNAHIEKKKSKCDYILPTEPTNDQIAAVENKVNEIIAAHLPVTVEFLPRNRIPEGIDLSKLPEEAGATLRLVKIGDYDTCACIGQHVGNTSEIGKFKIISTDYQNTTLRIRFKLEK is encoded by the coding sequence ATGGAACAAGCAATTCAACTCAACGATCACAATAAGCAAGAATATCCGCCGATGCATACGGCTGAACATATCCTCAACCAGACCATGATCCGGCTGTTCGGATGCGGACGTTCCCGGAATGCGCACATCGAGAAGAAAAAATCCAAATGCGACTATATACTCCCTACAGAACCCACAAACGACCAAATAGCCGCCGTTGAAAATAAGGTCAATGAAATTATTGCGGCCCATCTGCCGGTAACCGTTGAATTCCTCCCCCGCAACCGGATTCCGGAAGGTATTGACTTAAGCAAATTGCCGGAAGAGGCCGGTGCTACCCTCCGCCTTGTAAAAATCGGGGATTACGATACCTGTGCCTGTATCGGACAGCATGTCGGCAATACCTCTGAAATCGGAAAATTTAAAATTATAAGTACAGATTATCAAAACACAACTTTACGGATAAGATTTAAACTCGAAAAATAA